The Sphingobacterium lactis sequence CAAAATAAGCGTAAAGATAATTAATTCACTCGGCAAGGAGATTAATTATTTATTATGCAATTATTATTCTATAACCAATCATTCCAAATTCTATGTTAAGTATTATCGGTTTACTCACTATTTTCCTGATTGTTGTGCTGTTGATGGGCAAGCGGTTCTCTCCTGTTGTCGTGCTAAGTATCGTCCCGGTGCTCGCGGCGCTGCTGACGGGATTCTCCTTCGCCGAGATCGGCGAATTCTATATCGAGGGCATCAATAAGGTCACCGGCATCGCTGTGATGTTCATTTTTGCGATCCTATTTTTCGGAATCCTGCAGGATATCGGATTTTTTGATCCGCTGATCCGTTGGGTCCTTCGGTTGACGGGGTCCAACCCCATCGCGATTACCTGCGGTACGGTCGTGATTGCGGCCATTGCGCATATCGATGGGTCGGGAGCTTCGACCTTTCTCCTGACCATTCCCGCGCTCTTGCCTATTTACCAGCGCCTGCGCATGAGTCCCTACCTGCTGGTGCTATTGGTTGGCCTGAGCGCCAGTGTGATGAACCTGATTCCCTGGGCAGGCCCGATGGGACGCGCAGGCATTATCCTCGACCGGGATCCTTTCGATGTCTGGAAACCCTTGATCCCCGTGCAGATGATCGGTATGCTCTTCACTTTGGTCATGGCCATCTATTTTGGCTGGCGGGAAAAACAACGGATGTCTATTGCACAGGCTGCAGCAGAAGTTCCTGGAACGGAAAACAGTCCTCAAGTGCTGGATCCTGAAAAGCAACCCGATCGGAGGCAGGTCAAACCCCTATGGATCAATGCGATCTTGACCTTGGGAATTTTTACGGTGCTCTTTGCTGGGCTTCTTCCACCGGGTTTGCTCTTTATGCTGGGCTGCAGTGTGGTGCTGTTCCTGAATTTCCCGAAGAAGAGCGAGCAGATGGCCCGTCTGCAGGCCCATGCCCCAAATGCCCTACTGATGGCTTCCATTATTATGGTCGCCGGTTCTTTTATGGGCATCCTGAGTGCCAGCGGCATGTTGGAGTCGATTGCCAATGACCTGGTCGGCATCCTGCCCAAGGAGGCCATTTCCAACCTCCACTACATCATTGCATTCCTGGGCGTACCGATCGAATTGCTGCTGAGTACGGATGCCACCTATTTTGCGCTGTTCCCCGTTATTCAACAGATCGTCACAGAACACGGCGTCAATGCCACCACGGCGGTGCAGTATATGATGGTCGGCAATATCGTGGGCACATTCATTTGTCCATTTGCCCCTGCCGTATGGCTCGCCGTTGGCCTGGCCAATGTGGAACTGGGGAAATACATCAAATATGCCTTCTTCTGGGTTTGGGGACTTGGCATAGCCATGCTGATCACGATGTTTATGCTTGGGCAGTTCGTTTAAAGCACATGCCTCAATCCGCTGTTGTCCCTATGGGTATGTGGCAAATAGGATTGGGGGATTCTATTTCGTTCGTCAACCCTATGGAAAATTTAGGGGGTGGCGACCTGCCCTATCCCCTTTTTGTGCCCACCAAGAGCAAGCGCTTGAAGGCATAGATTGCGGGGAATTTTGGCCATGCGGCTGCGACGCGCTGCTTGAAAGCTTCGGTGAATTCGGCTGCCTGTTCGCTGTTCAACCGCTCCAGATAGGGAATCATGGCCGAGCCGGATATAAAATCCACCAATTCCTGGGGATCCTCGGCGATAATGGGATATACACGCATGCTGATATCCAGATCCAGCAGGCCTTCGTCAAAAAGGAGCTGTGCATAGGCATCCAAGTTGAGGACGGGTGACTCGCGAACAAACCCCTGCAGATAACCAGTAAAAGGATCTTCTTTGGCCAATTGCAGCAACAGCTGATTGAGTTTGTTTTCATCTTGAACGGGCATCTGTACAGCCAGCTGGCCTCCCGGTTTTACCACGGAAACCAATTCCTTAAAAAGCTTTTCGTGGCCATCCACCCATTGCAGAGCAGCATTGCTGAAAACCAGGTCCCATTGCTGGCCGGAGGCCAGGATCTCTTCGATGCCGATGTGCTGGAAGGTAAGTCGGCTCAAGTTATACGCTTGCGCTTGTGCCAACATGGTTGCCGAGGAATCGATGCCCAGCACGCTTGCTTCCTTAAAGTGCCGGGTCAGTATGGCCGTCTGCTCTCCGGTGCCGCAGCCTAGATCGATAATGGTTTTTGGATCATACTCCTTGAGTAAGCCCAAAAGGTCGTAGAAGGGTTTATACCGGATATCTTTAAATCGATTGTACAGTTCGGGGTTCCAGGGCATCACTTGCTGTTTAACGCGTTTAACTTATTATTTCGATTAAGCCTGCAAATTCAATTCCAAAAATATGATCCTGAATTGAGTTATTCGAATTGGGATCCGCTGAATCTTCCGGGCAGATGCTTGGGACTTAAACACAAAAAAGCCGGAAGATATTCCGGCTTTTTCAATTTACCCATAATCAACCCGTCAATCGATTCACCAGATTGACAATCATCTTGTACTTATCCGGTTTGATTTTCTTGAGTCTTAATTTTCGGAACGGCTGTGATACAAATCGAAGTCTTATCGATCGGGATTCGGCATGATATTCTTCTATGATCTTTTCAAGGTAATTCATGGTTTGGAGGTATTCTTGATGAAGCTCGACCATCCGGACTTTATTGTGTATCAAAGCATCTCGGTCCTTATCACGCCCCTCCTCAGCAAATAAAACCTCCATCTCTCGGATAACGTAGATGAGCTCGGCATGTTTGGATGAATTGATGGGACGCATAATTATTTGGATAAATACAATTTTAAAGGAAATAGGGTGGATACAGCACCATTTGGAAGCTCCATATAACTATTTGAATCCCAGTTATCAAGATTGACCTCCTTAATTTCTTTATTGTCAATATATGTATAGAGAACTTTAACGTCCTTAGAAAAAGGTATGTAGAAATACAAATCGTTGCCATCTGGAGACTTTACTGGAGTTTTATCTTCTCGAAGAACTTTTGCTTTCCATTTACCTACTCCACTATCTGAATAGTAATTTAAATATTTTATTTTTCTAAATCCTTCATTAAACTGGGTTGTAATATTAAAGATAGTATCTACAGGGTTTTCCGTATAGGTTGGATCCCATTGATTCCACTCTCCTACTCCGTCATAAAGTGCAATGTGAATTGGGCTTCCATCTGGTGAAAAGTATTTATTCTCATTATAAATATTTAGATAAAAACTATTATCGTCAGGTACTTCTACCCCATCCATTGGATGGTTAGTGAGTATTGCCAAGGAATCTATATTGTTTCCCTTTGCAAAGAGATAATAACTTTGGTAGGCTTTACTCATATCAAATTTTTTAGTTAATGTATTCTTTCCATAAACTAACGTTAATGCTAACGAATCTTCCCCATGGAACGGAATCTGATATGCCCCCCCAAGTTGGGATATTTCGAGAGGTTTCCCACTTAATAACAATTGTGAAATGTTTGCCCCACCTACGCTTTCGAATTTTATATATTTGATAGTTAGGGGGTTTTCAATATATTCTCCCTTTTTACAGGAAGTAACACAAGTAATGCAAAGAGCAAAAAATAATTGAATACAAATGTTTTTTTGAGTCATTGTGTTTTAAATTATGTGAGAATATACCTTACGGTATATCCTCACATGTGATTAGGATTTTACGTCATTAACCAATGTTAATAAGATTTAGGTGTAAACTGAGTCCAGCCAATGGTCCAAGGAGCTTGTTTAGGGTGAAATGCACCTTTATATGTCGTGGAACCATCGCCATACGCATGAGAACCAGCATTTGGACGTAAGTTAGCAGGATCAAATATTAAACTTGTAGCTGTTGTATAAAAAATATCGTTTCCTCCAGCCAAATTCAAATATCCAGCAGCTGTACCAGTAATACTTTGCTGATTTCCGGTTCCTGGTACTGTACCAACGAAAGCAGCAGTGTATGCATGGACAACGTTGTTGCTGAAGTTACCATTAGGACCGATGTTTTCAAAAGCGGCGCCTGTTCCATATCCTGCTATAATTGAATTGGTAATGTTCAACGATGATTTTCTTCTCCAACGGTTACCGAACTTCAAATTGGTCTTAGCTTTATCTGCGTCAGCATAACCCAGGAAAGTGAAGTTTTTCAATGTTGGTCTAGTGAATGGCAAAACTTCAGCACCATAACCATTGTTATCGGACTCTAAACCATTTGAATCTGAACGACCAGGATTCGATGTACTGAAGGTTGAGTTAGGATCCTTTAGGGAAAGACCGTTGGTGATCGTTCCGGTGTAGCCATAATCAAAGTCAAAATCATCGTCGTCATTGGATAATGCAACAAGGTTTTTGGCATTTACGGTTCCACCCAAGAATTCAAAACCATCATCTCTACCCCAAGACACCTGGATGTTTTCCAGAACTGTAGCTGAACCAACACCGCCTAAGGTAAGACCATTGATTTCGGTGTTTTCATTTAGGTGGTAACCTGCGAATTCAATACGAACATACTTCAAGGTTCCTGAATTATCGGCAGCATTCTTACCTCCATATGTAATATCAATAGGCAAAAGTTGTGGTAAACCCTCCATACGCATATTAGCCGGTTGGTTCGTAGGGGCTTCACCCATTAACATCAATCCTCCAAAGTCTCCAGACCATCTTTGCCCCACCGCTTTGTCCGAGGTAAAGACAATAGGTGCAGACGCTGTACCAACGGCCATGATTTTAGCACCTTTAGGGACCACAAGGACACCTTTAATGTGATGCACTTTGCTATCCATTGGGTCTAAATATTCCTTTACGGCTCCTGCCACCAAATACGTTCCCGCTTCGATGGTCAGGGTTTTGCCCGGTTTTACAAAGGATACGCCCGGAATCATCCAAATGGTATCCTTGGACAGGAAGTCTTTGGTGATAATTCCATTTACGTCAACCGGGATGGAGAATTTCGGCTTGGATGGAAGACCAGCATTTACATCACCCATTGGTGTGTTGATTGCATCTTTGTTACAGGCTGTTAAACTCGCCGCAAGTAGCGCAAAGAATAAAATTGAGTTTTTCATTTTTTAGTTTTTTTTGTTGACCGAATTTTCTGTATGCAAAGTAAATTAAGGGACGGCTTTAACCTTAACTCACTTTTTAATTACAGCGTTTCTTTTCTCCTTTGTTGTTTTTTTGTTTTTCCTGGTTCTTCACTTTTAAAATGGCCCAACCTTTGGGAACTTTTCTTGTTTAAAGAATTCAAGCGTTTACTGTAATTGTTGTTTCTTAAAAATTATA is a genomic window containing:
- a CDS encoding CitMHS family transporter produces the protein MLSIIGLLTIFLIVVLLMGKRFSPVVVLSIVPVLAALLTGFSFAEIGEFYIEGINKVTGIAVMFIFAILFFGILQDIGFFDPLIRWVLRLTGSNPIAITCGTVVIAAIAHIDGSGASTFLLTIPALLPIYQRLRMSPYLLVLLVGLSASVMNLIPWAGPMGRAGIILDRDPFDVWKPLIPVQMIGMLFTLVMAIYFGWREKQRMSIAQAAAEVPGTENSPQVLDPEKQPDRRQVKPLWINAILTLGIFTVLFAGLLPPGLLFMLGCSVVLFLNFPKKSEQMARLQAHAPNALLMASIIMVAGSFMGILSASGMLESIANDLVGILPKEAISNLHYIIAFLGVPIELLLSTDATYFALFPVIQQIVTEHGVNATTAVQYMMVGNIVGTFICPFAPAVWLAVGLANVELGKYIKYAFFWVWGLGIAMLITMFMLGQFV
- a CDS encoding methyltransferase domain-containing protein; the encoded protein is MPWNPELYNRFKDIRYKPFYDLLGLLKEYDPKTIIDLGCGTGEQTAILTRHFKEASVLGIDSSATMLAQAQAYNLSRLTFQHIGIEEILASGQQWDLVFSNAALQWVDGHEKLFKELVSVVKPGGQLAVQMPVQDENKLNQLLLQLAKEDPFTGYLQGFVRESPVLNLDAYAQLLFDEGLLDLDISMRVYPIIAEDPQELVDFISGSAMIPYLERLNSEQAAEFTEAFKQRVAAAWPKFPAIYAFKRLLLVGTKRG